The Dioscorea cayenensis subsp. rotundata cultivar TDr96_F1 chromosome 19, TDr96_F1_v2_PseudoChromosome.rev07_lg8_w22 25.fasta, whole genome shotgun sequence genome includes a window with the following:
- the LOC120283719 gene encoding zinc finger CCCH domain-containing protein 18 isoform X1 produces MISAMGGGETRYYEMDVSDLTKIIFNRIQKLESENALKIAGFLFLKEPDEQEMRHLAFGPENAFLSIISDAKTMLNISNKTNASAASDVPHQFGHYPNASAASRSFPSPLTLHVPAPFWDSDQQHSMHNLDYVPCRYTVSVGEDYGLSNRAQFIGLEEQMDQNTMGANFSNNFYYHDTAIGGALTSKTSRRSPGLPDYPIKACHYFYRGYCKHGSNCRYFHDQPLQDGYSQVYSQSLNEAGEEHGFSAGSLDQLELEIAELLKSRRGQPVSIASLPMLYFEKYGRNIQADGYLTESQRHGKAGFSLTKLLARLKSSIRLIDRPHGQHSVILAEDAPKYMGYRIDRSDSGGMVSSSHQIYLTFPAESTFNEEDVANYFKQYGPVRDVRIPCQEKRMFGFVSFLYPDTVSHLLAMRKPHFICGARVLVKRYREKSRITERSYMDRIKPAMYYNQYAQYLEMDPELHARPRESDSSMMLKRLGQEKMLELERRRLAEFNIVQKPLVQQPYYSFSMDEFKLPEGPDEFVPADHFSCVLDALNNGSTSDDKANNHTGNNFSDQESNQIELPESPFASPVGSNISAIIQ; encoded by the exons ATGATCAGTGCCATGGGAGGAGGAG AGACTCGATACTACGAAATGGATGTTTCAGACTTGACGAAGATCATATTCAATAGAATTCAAAAGTTAGAGTCAGAAAATGCTCTCAAGATTGCTGGGTTTCTATTTTTAAAGGAACCTGATGAGCAGGAAATGCGACATTTAGCATTTGGTCCTGAAAATGCATTCCTGTCTATAATTAGTGATGCAAAGACCATGCTCAATATCTCAAATAAGACTAATGCTTCGGCGGCCTCTGATGTTCCTCATCAGTTTGGTCACTATCCTAATGCCTCTGCCGCATCCCGGTCATTTCCTTCTCCTTTAACGCTTCATGTCCCAGCTCCATTCTGGGATTCTGATCAGCAACACTCCATGCACAACTTGGATTACGTCCCCTGTCGATACACTGTTTCTGTTGGAGAGGACTATGGACTTAGCAATCGAGCTCAGTTCATTGGATTGGAGGAGCAAATGGATCAAAACACCATGGGAGCcaacttttcaaataatttttattaccaTGATACTGCTATAGGTGGTGCCCTGACTTCAAAAACTAGCAGGAGATCGCCAGGACTTCCTGACTACCCAATCAAAGCATGCCATTACTTTTATAGAGGGTATTGTAAGCATGGCAGTAACTGTAGGTACTTCCATGATCAACCATTACAAGATGGCTATTCACAGGTTTACAGCCAAAGCCTCAATGAGGCTGGTGAAGAACATGGCTTCTCAGCTGGTTCACTTGATCAGCTTGAATTGGAGATAGCTGAGCTCTTGAAGTCAAGGAGAGGGCAACCAGTTTCTATCGCCTCGTTACCCATGCTGTATTTTGAGAAGTATGGCAGGAACATTCAGGCTGATGGTTATCTTACTGAGAGCCAGAGACATGGCAAGGCTGGATTTAGCCTGACAAAATTGCTTGCTCGCTTGAAGAGCAGCATACGGCTCATTGATAG ACCACATGGACAGCATTCAGTGATACTTGCAGAGGATGCACCAAAATACATGGGTTACAGAATTGACAGAAGTGATTCTGGTGGAATGGTTTCTAGTTCGCATCAGATTTATCTTACATTTCCAGCAGAAAGCACATTTAATGAAGAAGATGTTGCCAATTATTTCAA GCAATATGGGCCTGTTCGTGATGTGAGAATTCCTTGTCAAGAGAAACGCATGTTTGGGTTTGTGAGCTTCCTTTATCCAGACACTGTGAGCCATCTCTTGGCCATGCGGAAGCCTCATTTTATCTGTGGTGCTCGGGTGCTTGTTAAACGATACCGGGAAAAATCAAGGATCACCGAAAG GTCATATATGGACAGGATTAAGCCTGCAATGTATTATAATCAGTATGCTCAGTATCTTGAAATGGATcctgaacttcatgcaa GGCCAAGAGAATCCGATAGTTCTATGATGCTTAAAAGGCTAGGACAAGAAAAGATGCTTGAACTTGAGCGTAGGCGACTTGCTGAGTTTAACATAGTTCAGAAGCCACTAGTCCAACAGCCATACTACAGTTTCAGCATGGATGAATTTAAACTTCCTGAAG GTCCTGATGAATTTGTCCCTGCTGATCACTTCAGTTGTGTGCTTGATGCTCTTAACAACGGCTCAACAAGCGATGACAAAGCTAATAATCACACAGGCAACAATTTCAGTGACCAGGAGAG CAATCAAATTGAACTCCCAGAAAGTCCATTCGCATCTCCTGTAGGAAGCAACATTTCTGCAATCATACAATGA
- the LOC120283719 gene encoding zinc finger CCCH domain-containing protein 18 isoform X2, with protein MDVSDLTKIIFNRIQKLESENALKIAGFLFLKEPDEQEMRHLAFGPENAFLSIISDAKTMLNISNKTNASAASDVPHQFGHYPNASAASRSFPSPLTLHVPAPFWDSDQQHSMHNLDYVPCRYTVSVGEDYGLSNRAQFIGLEEQMDQNTMGANFSNNFYYHDTAIGGALTSKTSRRSPGLPDYPIKACHYFYRGYCKHGSNCRYFHDQPLQDGYSQVYSQSLNEAGEEHGFSAGSLDQLELEIAELLKSRRGQPVSIASLPMLYFEKYGRNIQADGYLTESQRHGKAGFSLTKLLARLKSSIRLIDRPHGQHSVILAEDAPKYMGYRIDRSDSGGMVSSSHQIYLTFPAESTFNEEDVANYFKQYGPVRDVRIPCQEKRMFGFVSFLYPDTVSHLLAMRKPHFICGARVLVKRYREKSRITERSYMDRIKPAMYYNQYAQYLEMDPELHARPRESDSSMMLKRLGQEKMLELERRRLAEFNIVQKPLVQQPYYSFSMDEFKLPEGPDEFVPADHFSCVLDALNNGSTSDDKANNHTGNNFSDQESNQIELPESPFASPVGSNISAIIQ; from the exons ATGGATGTTTCAGACTTGACGAAGATCATATTCAATAGAATTCAAAAGTTAGAGTCAGAAAATGCTCTCAAGATTGCTGGGTTTCTATTTTTAAAGGAACCTGATGAGCAGGAAATGCGACATTTAGCATTTGGTCCTGAAAATGCATTCCTGTCTATAATTAGTGATGCAAAGACCATGCTCAATATCTCAAATAAGACTAATGCTTCGGCGGCCTCTGATGTTCCTCATCAGTTTGGTCACTATCCTAATGCCTCTGCCGCATCCCGGTCATTTCCTTCTCCTTTAACGCTTCATGTCCCAGCTCCATTCTGGGATTCTGATCAGCAACACTCCATGCACAACTTGGATTACGTCCCCTGTCGATACACTGTTTCTGTTGGAGAGGACTATGGACTTAGCAATCGAGCTCAGTTCATTGGATTGGAGGAGCAAATGGATCAAAACACCATGGGAGCcaacttttcaaataatttttattaccaTGATACTGCTATAGGTGGTGCCCTGACTTCAAAAACTAGCAGGAGATCGCCAGGACTTCCTGACTACCCAATCAAAGCATGCCATTACTTTTATAGAGGGTATTGTAAGCATGGCAGTAACTGTAGGTACTTCCATGATCAACCATTACAAGATGGCTATTCACAGGTTTACAGCCAAAGCCTCAATGAGGCTGGTGAAGAACATGGCTTCTCAGCTGGTTCACTTGATCAGCTTGAATTGGAGATAGCTGAGCTCTTGAAGTCAAGGAGAGGGCAACCAGTTTCTATCGCCTCGTTACCCATGCTGTATTTTGAGAAGTATGGCAGGAACATTCAGGCTGATGGTTATCTTACTGAGAGCCAGAGACATGGCAAGGCTGGATTTAGCCTGACAAAATTGCTTGCTCGCTTGAAGAGCAGCATACGGCTCATTGATAG ACCACATGGACAGCATTCAGTGATACTTGCAGAGGATGCACCAAAATACATGGGTTACAGAATTGACAGAAGTGATTCTGGTGGAATGGTTTCTAGTTCGCATCAGATTTATCTTACATTTCCAGCAGAAAGCACATTTAATGAAGAAGATGTTGCCAATTATTTCAA GCAATATGGGCCTGTTCGTGATGTGAGAATTCCTTGTCAAGAGAAACGCATGTTTGGGTTTGTGAGCTTCCTTTATCCAGACACTGTGAGCCATCTCTTGGCCATGCGGAAGCCTCATTTTATCTGTGGTGCTCGGGTGCTTGTTAAACGATACCGGGAAAAATCAAGGATCACCGAAAG GTCATATATGGACAGGATTAAGCCTGCAATGTATTATAATCAGTATGCTCAGTATCTTGAAATGGATcctgaacttcatgcaa GGCCAAGAGAATCCGATAGTTCTATGATGCTTAAAAGGCTAGGACAAGAAAAGATGCTTGAACTTGAGCGTAGGCGACTTGCTGAGTTTAACATAGTTCAGAAGCCACTAGTCCAACAGCCATACTACAGTTTCAGCATGGATGAATTTAAACTTCCTGAAG GTCCTGATGAATTTGTCCCTGCTGATCACTTCAGTTGTGTGCTTGATGCTCTTAACAACGGCTCAACAAGCGATGACAAAGCTAATAATCACACAGGCAACAATTTCAGTGACCAGGAGAG CAATCAAATTGAACTCCCAGAAAGTCCATTCGCATCTCCTGTAGGAAGCAACATTTCTGCAATCATACAATGA
- the LOC120250417 gene encoding transcription termination factor MTERF9, chloroplastic produces MFFDSFSHVSRPKMLCLHPIAHRPFVPSPSRIAPSVSHRAGIGFAVCSSHSNPRILKPNRGYFYDDDDGGSELEEYPPFGDDFDLEELTSNRHSDKKPTNFYSLVPNKRPGSQKPPRKDKVIPAKISSRDLSYISGSTTKPNQIDLSTKEKVEHGKFTLSRFQKLAEELDFDEKWFPLIEYLSTFGLKETHFISIYERHMPCLQINLASARERLDFLIGIGVKHRDIKRILLRQPQILEYTVENNLKSHVSFLLDIGIPQSRIGQIITAAPSLFSYSVELSLKPTIRYLVEEVSIKRSNLSKVIQLSPQILVQRIDNSWTSRFSFLSKELGAPRESIVKMVTKHPQLLHYSIEDGISPRIDFLRSIGMRNSDILKVLTSLTQVLSLSLEDNLKPKYLYLVNDLNNEVKSLTKYPMYLSLSLEQRIRPRHRFLVSLKKAPKGPFPLSSLVPTDASFCQQWAGTTLEKYLAFRQSLLLSDLAKKYERRR; encoded by the exons ATGTTCTTCGATTCCTTTAGCCACGTTTCACGCCCTAAAATGCTGTGCTTGCATCCCATTGCCCACCGGCCTTTCGTCCCTTCGCCTTCGCGAATCGCTCCCAGTGTCTCGCACCGTGCCGGCATTGGCTTCGCTGTGTGCTCGTCCCATTCCAACCCCAGAATCCTCAAGCCCAACCGTGGCTATTTCTATGACGATGATGATGGCGGGAGCGAATTGGAAGAGTACCCGCCCTTCGGC GATGACTTTGACTTGGAAGAGCTCACTAGTAATAGACATTCTGATAAAAAGCCCACAAATTTCTATTCCCTGGTTCCTAATAAGAGACCAG GCAGTCAGAAACCACCAAGGAAAGACAAAGTGATTCCTGCAAAAATTAGTTCTAGAGACCTCAGTTATATCAGTGGTTCTACAACAAAACCTAATCAAATAGATTTGTCTACAAAAGAGAAG GTTGAGCACGGAAAGTTCACATTGAGTAGATTCCAGAAACTGGCTGAAGAATTAGACTTTGATGAAAAATGGTTTCCTCTAATTGAGTACTTGAGCACATTTGGCCTCAAAGAAACTCATTTTATTTCCATCTATGAGAGGCATATGCCTTGCCTTCAGATAAATTTGGCATCTGCTAGGGAAAGGTTGGACTTTTTGATTGGCATTGGTGTGAAACACAGAGACATCAAACGGATTCTGCTGAGGCAACCTCAGATTTTGGAATACACTGTAGAGAATAATCTGAAATCTCATGTCTCCTTTTTACTGGATATAGGGATTCCCCAATCGCGAATAGGACAAATAATTACTGCTGCTCCTTCATTGTTCTCTTACAGTGTTGAACTCTCTCTCAAACCGACAATTAGGTATTTGGTTGAAGAAGTCAGTATCAAAAGAAGCAATTTGAGCAAAGTCATTCAGCTGAGCCCCCAAATTCTGGTTCAGCGGATTGATAATTCCTGGACTTCTCGATTCTCCTTTTTATCAAAGGAATTGGGGGCACCCAGAGAAAGCATTGTGAAGATGGTTACCAAGCACCCACAGCTCCTTCATTACAGCATTGAGGATGGGATATCACCAAGGATTGATTTTCTTAGGAGCATTGGCATGCGTAATTCTGATATTCTGAAAGTTCTAACCAGTCTTACTCAG GTGCTATCTTTGTCTTTGGAGGATAATTTGAAGcctaaatatctctatcttgtAAATGACCTTAACAATGAAGTGAAGTCCTTGACCAAGTATCCCATGTACCTGAGCTTATCTTTAGAACAGAGGATTAGACCCCGCCACAGGTTCTTGGTTTCACTGAAAAAAGCTCCAAAAGGTCCATTTCCCCTCAGCTCATTGGTACCCACCGATGCAAGTTTTTGCCAACAGTGGGCAGGAACTACGTTGGAGAAGTACTTAGCATTCAGACAAAGTTTACTACTCTCAGACTTAGCAAAGAAATACGAAAGGAGACGATAA